The following are encoded in a window of Massilia sp. R2A-15 genomic DNA:
- a CDS encoding DUF2069 domain-containing protein, which translates to MESNKVFHVGAIVSLIALIAWLVFWEMWVAPLHPGGSVLALKALPLLIPLRGVFKRDIYTLQWSSMVILLYFTEGVVRAWSDTVALSRTMAIGEIVLVCVYFACALLYLHPYKKAARKMAKELLDKVKSAKNEC; encoded by the coding sequence ATGGAATCGAACAAGGTCTTCCACGTCGGCGCCATCGTCAGCCTGATCGCGCTGATCGCCTGGCTGGTGTTCTGGGAGATGTGGGTCGCGCCGCTGCATCCGGGCGGCTCGGTGCTGGCCCTCAAGGCGCTGCCGCTCCTGATTCCGCTGCGCGGCGTCTTCAAGCGCGACATCTACACGCTGCAATGGTCGTCGATGGTGATCCTGCTGTACTTCACCGAAGGCGTGGTGCGCGCCTGGAGCGACACCGTCGCGCTGTCGCGCACCATGGCGATCGGCGAGATCGTGCTGGTCTGCGTCTACTTCGCCTGCGCGCTGCTGTACCTGCATCCGTACAAAAAGGCCGCCAGGAAGATGGCCAAGGAACTGCTCGACAAGGTCAAATCCGCCAAAAATGAGTGCTGA